GACTGCTGCCGAATTCGATAAGGCTGTTCTCTGCGAAAAACCGATGGAGGCGAGTACTGAGCGTGCTGAGCAAATGGTAGAGATAGCGGGCAGCAAAGACATACCGCTGATGATCGCCTATAGAATGCATACGGAGCCATTGGTCAGGCGTGCACGTGACCTCGTTGAAGACGGCGCTATCGGCGATCCAGTACAAGTGTACGGGAACAACTCACAATCATTACTCGACATCATTCGAGACCCAGATCAATGGCGGCTTGACCCAGATGTAAGCGGCTATGGTACGTCTATGATGGACCTCGGAATTTATCCGATTAATACAGTACGATTTATTCTCTCCGCTGATCCGATTTCTGTACAGGCACAAATGACGTCGATACACGATGCCTTTGCAGATGTACCAGATGAGCGTTCGACGGCAACTGCTGTCTACGAGGGAAGTGTGCACGCCGCATTTACAGCAACACAGAACGCGTACAACGACACGGAATTAACTATTACCGGGACAAGGGGACAAATCAAACTATCACCGGCGTTCCACATGGAATGTCAGATATCCGTTGAGACTGAAGATCAGACGTTCTCAATGTCCAGCGACAATACAAATGAGATGACCGAGGAGTTCGACTACTTCGCCGATCGATTGCTCTCCAAAGCACCGATCTACGCAGATGGTGAACATGGCCTTTATGACATGCGTATCCTCGAAGCGCTCTACGAATCTGCATCTGAAGGGACGACGGTAACACTCAAATAGGTGAATCTGTGGACCTGCCACTGTGAACACCACGTTCAAAATACCCTCCGTATTATGTTCTACTGTTCTTAGCCTTGTAAGCGATCTATCTGACGCTTACAATACAAAAGAGCGGTGCCGCGAAGGCAATCATCTCTCGGTCCTCAAGCGCGGTCGCCATTTCGTCGTAGGCCCGCTGCATATGACCTAGTTCCTTGGTAACCCGGTCGAACGAGACATATCGGAACACGTCGGCGTCGAACTCCTTCTCGAAATCGACGCCGGTGTCCACTTCTGGTCGATGAACTGCTCGAATCGGTCGCGCGTCGAGAAGTGCTCCGGGGTGGGGCCGTCTGCTTGGCGTAGCCGGTAATCGCCGAGAGCACCTCATCGTCACTCTTCCGCTCGCTAAGGTCGTAGCAAATCTGCGCGTGCCAGGCCGTGTATTGTATCTAGGGGGTGTTGCCAGCGTACTAGTGGACATGGTGGTCGTGATGGAAGCCTACAACCGCTAGAGACCGCCCAGCTGTGGGTCCTTCAGGCTCGCCTGCCAATATGGCTGCTACCTAATACGAATATATAAATAGTCGCTAGTAGTCATTCACTGTAGTGAATTCTATAAACGAACATCCACGATCCGCGAACAGAAGGGCCTCTACACTCCAAGACGGAGGGAGACGGTTCAACGTCCAGACAGGCGAGGATATCACGCTGTTTGGCGATATCACGGAGATCATTTCGGTGAGTCCGCCCGATGACTGGGATATGAACTGACGATGCGCTACGGATTCAACCAGTGTGGATTTCCCGCAGACGAGTTCGAGCATATGTGCTCGATCCTCGCGAAAGCCGGCTACGACGGCGTCGAACCGAACGTCGAGCACGGGGGGCCCCTGACGACCGAAGAGGGACGTCTAGAGGCCGCCAAGATAGCCGAAGAGCATGACCTGCGTGTTCCCGCCATCTCGACGATTAGCCACTGGGAGTATCCGCTCTCGAGCAGTGATGATGAACTGCGTCGGATCGGGCTGGATATCAGTCGTGATATGATCGACGCCGCTGCGATGCTGGGCGCTGAGGACGTCCTGATCGTCCCCGCTGTAATCCAAGACGGTACAACCTACGACGCTGACTACGAACGCGCCGTCGAATCAGTCCGCGAGATCGCGAACTACGCGGCCGATCGTGATGTTGGCGTGTCAATCGAGAACGTTCAAAACAACTTCCTGCTTTCTCCAGATGAATTCGCAGCGTTTCTCGATGACGTCGAGGACGCCGGCCCCGTTGGGGCATACTTCGATATTGCAAACGCGCTTCGCTCCGGACTACCGAGTCGGTGGCTACGCGCGCTCGACGGCCGAATTTCGAAGATCCACGTCAAAGACTGGCTCACAGACGCCCACCGCGTGACGTACCCGCCCCAAGGCGACGTAAACTGGGAACGCGTGCTTGATGCCGTCGATGCCATCGGGTACGACGGCTGGATCACCGCCGAGGTGCCGGCCTATCAATCATTCCCCGAGCGGATGCCTGTGGACGTACTTGAGACCATGCAGTTCCTCTTTGAAGACGGAGGTGACCAGCGATAACCCGACTGATCGTCGTCGAGCCGCTGTTCGAGGACGTCTGACCGCTCGCAGCCAACATTCTCGGAATCTGTGGGCCGAGTACGGCCCCGTCAAGCTTCGGCAATTCGACGAGACGCCGAGTCGGCTCCTTGAGGTGCTGGACAACCCGAGCGAGCTGACCGAACTCGCCGCGCTTGGCATTCCGATCGCCGATGAGTGCACTGCCCGGCTGACGACCCTCATATTAGCGTTCGTGATGACTGACTCGATATTCGTGGAATCTGTTGGACAGCGAATCTCTTCTGACCACACTTCCGCCGAACTATTTAATGAGTTCTCGGGTAGCACCCACTGTTTCTTGGGCTCCGGATTCGGTCGTGGGCGATTGCGAATAACCGTACTACGCTTCTTCAATCGAGATCGAACCACCACACCGACCGCATGAATACTTCTCAGGTTGTTTCACAACTTTCGACCGGCGATATCGGGGATCACGACTCTCACACGCCTCACAGATGACCCAGTAGTTGGGCTCAGCGTACTGCTCGCAATGACGATCCGTCTTCAGCGGTTCAATCCACTGGTGAAACGTCGACCCGTGGTCGGCCTCATCGTACTCGTGATACTGCCAGGCATGGATCAGCTCGTGACGAACGACTCGAGAAAACTGCTCCCATCCATATGACTCATAGGCATCCCACGAGAGACAAATTGTGATCTGCTCACACTGGTGGTCGTAGATCGCGACCCCGGCGGAGCGCTCCATCCGCGTCGAGGTTTCCCAGTCAATAGCGTTGACTGGCAGTTCCGGAAAGTGTTCGGCTGCAACCTCTCTAGCATGAGTCGCTGCGTGCTCGCACAGCGCTACTTTCGTCTCCGGATACGTCTCATCACTCGTCTGTTCCGCACTGCTCTGAGCAGGTGCTAATTGGCTCTCAGCCGCCGAGGTAGTCCAGTCGCCGTCCGTCAATCGCGCTTGTTTCATCGATCAAATATTGTTGTCGTGTTGGCTAGCGAGTGATCCAACCACTCGAAACCGCTTTAGTCCTCGG
This genomic interval from Halalkalicoccus subterraneus contains the following:
- the gfo6 gene encoding D-xylose 1-dehydrogenase Gfo6, which gives rise to MGFQQTINSFTYRDWEEASDGTIRLALIGLGWWTIEEAIPAIRDTDLCKTTVLVSRSQEKAQRLADEADIPYAISDEEYHDGQCAAEYDAVYIATPNAYHLEYVETAAEFDKAVLCEKPMEASTERAEQMVEIAGSKDIPLMIAYRMHTEPLVRRARDLVEDGAIGDPVQVYGNNSQSLLDIIRDPDQWRLDPDVSGYGTSMMDLGIYPINTVRFILSADPISVQAQMTSIHDAFADVPDERSTATAVYEGSVHAAFTATQNAYNDTELTITGTRGQIKLSPAFHMECQISVETEDQTFSMSSDNTNEMTEEFDYFADRLLSKAPIYADGEHGLYDMRILEALYESASEGTTVTLK
- a CDS encoding sugar phosphate isomerase/epimerase family protein — encoded protein: MRYGFNQCGFPADEFEHMCSILAKAGYDGVEPNVEHGGPLTTEEGRLEAAKIAEEHDLRVPAISTISHWEYPLSSSDDELRRIGLDISRDMIDAAAMLGAEDVLIVPAVIQDGTTYDADYERAVESVREIANYAADRDVGVSIENVQNNFLLSPDEFAAFLDDVEDAGPVGAYFDIANALRSGLPSRWLRALDGRISKIHVKDWLTDAHRVTYPPQGDVNWERVLDAVDAIGYDGWITAEVPAYQSFPERMPVDVLETMQFLFEDGGDQR
- a CDS encoding SprT family zinc-dependent metalloprotease encodes the protein MKQARLTDGDWTTSAAESQLAPAQSSAEQTSDETYPETKVALCEHAATHAREVAAEHFPELPVNAIDWETSTRMERSAGVAIYDHQCEQITICLSWDAYESYGWEQFSRVVRHELIHAWQYHEYDEADHGSTFHQWIEPLKTDRHCEQYAEPNYWVICEACESRDPRYRRSKVVKQPEKYSCGRCGGSISIEEA